In Clostridia bacterium, one genomic interval encodes:
- a CDS encoding HPr family phosphocarrier protein, translating into MKSVNIRLQMAENVKDFVNIVSRYPYEIDLKSGRHLVDAKSILGIFSLDLNKPLTLEIYDDNCDDLLSDIKKFIVE; encoded by the coding sequence ATGAAAAGTGTAAACATTAGACTTCAGATGGCAGAGAACGTAAAAGATTTTGTTAACATTGTTTCTAGATATCCGTATGAAATTGATTTAAAGTCCGGTAGACATTTAGTGGATGCAAAATCAATCCTGGGCATATTTAGTCTCGATTTAAACAAACCTCTCACCCTAGAAATATATGATGATAATTGCGATGACTTGCTTTCTGATATAAAAAAATTTATTGTTGAATAA